The following are from one region of the Capsicum annuum cultivar UCD-10X-F1 chromosome 1, UCD10Xv1.1, whole genome shotgun sequence genome:
- the LOC107868244 gene encoding probable polyamine transporter At1g31830 isoform X2: protein MKLRVSAHKEAAIPMGEFDNAEYIGINEAPSPRANNARKVSVLPLIFLIFYEVSGGPFGVEDTVKAAGPLLSLLGFLVFPLIWSVPEALITAEMGTMFPENGGYVVWVSSALGPYWGFQQGWMKWLSGVIDNALYPVLFLDYVKSAIPALGGGLPRVLAVLVLTMVLTYMNYRGLTIVGWMAVSLGILSIIPFVVMGLISIPKLRPSRWLVVDVQNVDWNLYLNTLFWNLNYWDSISTLAGEVQNPKKTLPKALFYAVILVVLSYFFPLLIGTGAIPLQRDLWTDGYFSDIAKILGGIWLRVWIQGAAAVSNMGMFVAEMSSDSFQLLGMADRGMLPEFFAKRSRYGTPLFGILFSASGVILLSWMSFQEIVAAENFLYCFGMILEFIAFVLLKIKFPHASRPFKIPGGTVGAILLCIPPTILICVVLALSSIKVLVVSLFAIAIGLVMQPCLKLIEKKRWLKFSVSSDLPDNITTDGPLLH, encoded by the exons atg AAATTGAGGGTTTCTGCTCATAAAGAAGCTGCAATTCCAATGGGAGAGTTTGATAATGCAGAGTACATAGGGATTAACGAGGCTCCGTCTCCTAGAGCAAACAATGCTCGGAAAGTTTCAGTCTTGCCTCTAATTTTCCTCATTTTCTATGAGGTTTCTGGTGGTCCTTTTGGTGTTGAGGACACTGTGAAGGCAGCTggtcctcttctttctcttttgggGTTCTTGGTTTTCCCATTAATATGGAGTGTCCCTGAGGCACTGATTACAGCTGAAATGGGCACCATGTTCCCTGAAAATGGTGGTTACGTTGTGTGGGTTTCATCTGCTTTAGGTCCATATTGGGGCTTTCAACAAGGTTGGATGAAATGGCTAAGTGGAGTCATTGACAATGCGCTTTACCCCGTTTTGTTCTTAGATTACGTGAAATCAGCTATCCCTGCATTAGGTGGCGGGCTTCCTAGAGTACTAGCAGTTTTGGTCCTTACTATGGTTCTTACTTACATGAACTACAGAGGTTTAACTATTGTAGGATGGATGGCTGTTTCGCTTGGTATACTGTCAATCATTCCTTTTGTGGTTATGGGGCTCATTTCGATTCCCAAATTAAGGCCTTCAAGATGGTTAGTGGTAGATGTACAAAATGTTGATTGGAACTTGTATCTGAATACTCTCTTCTGGAATCTGAATTACTGGGACTCAATAAGTACTCTTGCCGGAGAAGTACAGAACCCAAAGAAAACTCTCCCTAAGGCTCTCTTTTATGCTGTTATTCTAGTTGTTCTGTCCTACTTTTTTCCGTTGTTGATTGGTACAGGAGCTATTCCTCTTCAGCGTGACTTGTGGACTGATGGCTATTTCTCTGATATCGCGAAAATACTGGGTGGAATCTGGCTCAGAGTTTGGATTCAAGGGGCTGCTGCGGTGTCAAATATGGGAATGTTTGTGGCTGAGATGAGCAGCGACTCTTTTCAGTTACTTGGTATGGCAGACAGGGGGATGCTCCCTGAGTTCTTTGCTAAGAGATCTCGTTACGGAACTCCTTTATTTGGGATCCTCTTTTCAGCTTCTGGTGTGATTTTACTTTCATGGATGAGCTTTCAGGAGATAGTAGCTGCAGAAAATTTCTTGTATTGCTTTGGAATGATCTTGGAATTTATAGCATTTGTATTGTTAAAGATAAAGTTTCCCCATGCATCACGCCCATTCAAGATACCTGGGGGAACTGTTGGAGCAATCCTATTGTGTATACCTCCAACCATTCTCATATGTGTAGTTTTGGCCTTGTCTTCGATCAAAGTCTTGGTTGTAAGCCTTTTTGCCATTGCAATTGGTTTGGTGATGCAACCTTGTCTTAAGCTTATCGAGAAGAAGAGATGGTTGAAGTTCTCTGTTAGTTCTGATCTTCCTGataatattacaacagatggaccttTACTTCATTGA
- the LOC107868244 gene encoding probable polyamine transporter At1g31830 isoform X1, giving the protein MQKLRVSAHKEAAIPMGEFDNAEYIGINEAPSPRANNARKVSVLPLIFLIFYEVSGGPFGVEDTVKAAGPLLSLLGFLVFPLIWSVPEALITAEMGTMFPENGGYVVWVSSALGPYWGFQQGWMKWLSGVIDNALYPVLFLDYVKSAIPALGGGLPRVLAVLVLTMVLTYMNYRGLTIVGWMAVSLGILSIIPFVVMGLISIPKLRPSRWLVVDVQNVDWNLYLNTLFWNLNYWDSISTLAGEVQNPKKTLPKALFYAVILVVLSYFFPLLIGTGAIPLQRDLWTDGYFSDIAKILGGIWLRVWIQGAAAVSNMGMFVAEMSSDSFQLLGMADRGMLPEFFAKRSRYGTPLFGILFSASGVILLSWMSFQEIVAAENFLYCFGMILEFIAFVLLKIKFPHASRPFKIPGGTVGAILLCIPPTILICVVLALSSIKVLVVSLFAIAIGLVMQPCLKLIEKKRWLKFSVSSDLPDNITTDGPLLH; this is encoded by the coding sequence ATGCAGAAATTGAGGGTTTCTGCTCATAAAGAAGCTGCAATTCCAATGGGAGAGTTTGATAATGCAGAGTACATAGGGATTAACGAGGCTCCGTCTCCTAGAGCAAACAATGCTCGGAAAGTTTCAGTCTTGCCTCTAATTTTCCTCATTTTCTATGAGGTTTCTGGTGGTCCTTTTGGTGTTGAGGACACTGTGAAGGCAGCTggtcctcttctttctcttttgggGTTCTTGGTTTTCCCATTAATATGGAGTGTCCCTGAGGCACTGATTACAGCTGAAATGGGCACCATGTTCCCTGAAAATGGTGGTTACGTTGTGTGGGTTTCATCTGCTTTAGGTCCATATTGGGGCTTTCAACAAGGTTGGATGAAATGGCTAAGTGGAGTCATTGACAATGCGCTTTACCCCGTTTTGTTCTTAGATTACGTGAAATCAGCTATCCCTGCATTAGGTGGCGGGCTTCCTAGAGTACTAGCAGTTTTGGTCCTTACTATGGTTCTTACTTACATGAACTACAGAGGTTTAACTATTGTAGGATGGATGGCTGTTTCGCTTGGTATACTGTCAATCATTCCTTTTGTGGTTATGGGGCTCATTTCGATTCCCAAATTAAGGCCTTCAAGATGGTTAGTGGTAGATGTACAAAATGTTGATTGGAACTTGTATCTGAATACTCTCTTCTGGAATCTGAATTACTGGGACTCAATAAGTACTCTTGCCGGAGAAGTACAGAACCCAAAGAAAACTCTCCCTAAGGCTCTCTTTTATGCTGTTATTCTAGTTGTTCTGTCCTACTTTTTTCCGTTGTTGATTGGTACAGGAGCTATTCCTCTTCAGCGTGACTTGTGGACTGATGGCTATTTCTCTGATATCGCGAAAATACTGGGTGGAATCTGGCTCAGAGTTTGGATTCAAGGGGCTGCTGCGGTGTCAAATATGGGAATGTTTGTGGCTGAGATGAGCAGCGACTCTTTTCAGTTACTTGGTATGGCAGACAGGGGGATGCTCCCTGAGTTCTTTGCTAAGAGATCTCGTTACGGAACTCCTTTATTTGGGATCCTCTTTTCAGCTTCTGGTGTGATTTTACTTTCATGGATGAGCTTTCAGGAGATAGTAGCTGCAGAAAATTTCTTGTATTGCTTTGGAATGATCTTGGAATTTATAGCATTTGTATTGTTAAAGATAAAGTTTCCCCATGCATCACGCCCATTCAAGATACCTGGGGGAACTGTTGGAGCAATCCTATTGTGTATACCTCCAACCATTCTCATATGTGTAGTTTTGGCCTTGTCTTCGATCAAAGTCTTGGTTGTAAGCCTTTTTGCCATTGCAATTGGTTTGGTGATGCAACCTTGTCTTAAGCTTATCGAGAAGAAGAGATGGTTGAAGTTCTCTGTTAGTTCTGATCTTCCTGataatattacaacagatggaccttTACTTCATTGA